The Streptococcus gwangjuense nucleotide sequence GACTGGCAAATCATGACAGAAGAAGAATACCAAGCTCAACAAGCCGTTAAGAAAGAAGAAAACAGTCCTTTTGCTGGTTTACAAGGACTATTTGACGGAGACGAATAATGGTCTTGTCAAAAAAACGCGCACGAAAGGTGCTAGAAGAAATCATTGCTCTTTTTCCAGATGCCAAGCCCAGTCTTGATTTCACCAATCATTTTGAACTTTTGGTTGCGGTCATGTTGTCAGCCCAGACAACGGATGCAGCGGTAAATAAGGCCACTCCAGGTCTCTTTGCTGCCTTTCCAACGCCACAAGCCATGTCTGTTGCAACAGAGAGTGAGATTGCTTCACACATTTCTCGCCTGGGACTGTATCGAAATAAGGCTAAATTCCTTAAAAAATGTGCCCAACAGTTACTAGACGATTTCGATGGTCAAGTCCCTCAAACACGAGAGGAATTGGAGAGTTTGTCAGGTGTTGGTCGCAAGACAGCCAATGTTGTCATGAGTGTAGGGTTTGGGATTCCAGCTTTTGCAGTGGATACTCATGTGGAGCGTATTTGCAAACACCACGATATTGTCAAAAAATCAGCGACACCTCTTGAGGTGGAAAAGCGGGTCATGGATATCTTGCCACCTGATCAGTGGTTAGCTGCCCATCAGGCCATGATTTATTTCGGAAGAGCCATTTGCCATCCTAAAAATCCAGAGTGTGACCAGTACCCACAGTTATATGATTTTAGCAATTTATAAGTTAGGGTATAAAAAGTTTTTGCTTGATTTTAGACCCGCTTTGTGCTATAGTAATTGATAATTAAATATTCCTTTAAACCTGTCCCGTGAGGCAGGCAAGGAGCGTGATAAAGTAGAAGGGTGAAGTCTATACTGTTTGCAGTAGGGCTTGCTTAGCTATACATTTCAAGTCTCCTTGTTTAAGGAGACTTTTCTTTTTGGAGGTTTGTCATGAAGACAAAAGAAGTTGTAGACGAATTAACCGTCAAACGAGCGATTACGCGTATTACTTATGAGATTATCGAACGCAACAAAGATTTGAATAAAATCGTCTTGGCTGGTATTAAAACTCGTGGTGTATTTATCGCCCACCGAATCCAAGAACGTTTGGAGCAACTAGAAAATCTTTCAGTTCCTGTTGTGGAATTGGATACTAAACCTTTCCGTGATGATGTTAAAAGTGGAGAAGATACTTCTTTGGTTTCTGTCGATGTGACAGACCGCGAAGTTATCTTGGTGGATGATGTGCTCTATACAGGTCGTACCATCCGTGCTGCTATTGATAATATTGTAGGTCATGGTCGTCCTGCGCGCGTGAGTTTAGCAGTTCTAGTCGATCGTGGACATAGAGAGTTGCCAATCCGTCCAGATTACGTTGGAAAAAATATCCCAACCAGTCGTTCTGAAGAAATCATCGTAGAGATGGCAGAACTTGATGGCCAAGACAGAGTTCTGATTACTGAAGAAGCTTAGAAAGCTAAAGGAGTAGCCATGTCAGAAAATCAACAAGCATTGAACCATGTGGTATCCATGGAAGACCTCACTGTCGATCAAGTCATGAAATTGATTAAGCGAGGAATTGAGTTTAAAAATGGAGCTCAGCTTCCCTACGAGGACCATCCGATTGTCTCCAATCTTTTCTTTGAAGATTCTACACGGACGCATAAGTCCTTTGAAGTGGCAGAGATTAAACTGGGGCTGGAACGACTTGACTTTGATGTGAAGACTAGTTCGGTTAATAAGGGTGAGACACTTTATGATACCATTTTGACTTTGTCTGCTTTAGGAGTGGATGTCTGTGTGATTC carries:
- the pyrR gene encoding bifunctional pyr operon transcriptional regulator/uracil phosphoribosyltransferase PyrR, encoding MKTKEVVDELTVKRAITRITYEIIERNKDLNKIVLAGIKTRGVFIAHRIQERLEQLENLSVPVVELDTKPFRDDVKSGEDTSLVSVDVTDREVILVDDVLYTGRTIRAAIDNIVGHGRPARVSLAVLVDRGHRELPIRPDYVGKNIPTSRSEEIIVEMAELDGQDRVLITEEA
- the nth gene encoding endonuclease III, which translates into the protein MVLSKKRARKVLEEIIALFPDAKPSLDFTNHFELLVAVMLSAQTTDAAVNKATPGLFAAFPTPQAMSVATESEIASHISRLGLYRNKAKFLKKCAQQLLDDFDGQVPQTREELESLSGVGRKTANVVMSVGFGIPAFAVDTHVERICKHHDIVKKSATPLEVEKRVMDILPPDQWLAAHQAMIYFGRAICHPKNPECDQYPQLYDFSNL